A DNA window from Tenuifilaceae bacterium CYCD contains the following coding sequences:
- the sucD_1 gene encoding succinate--CoA ligase [ADP-forming] subunit alpha: MSVGLTDTSRIVVQGITGKEGSLHAELCLDYGTNIVAGVSPGKGGTKFKHIPVYNTIAESVEINGANVSLIFVPSIYACDAILESVFAGIKTIICITEGIPVHDMIKVKRIVDTYKVTLIGPNCPGIIVPGLAKAGIMPGHIFKKGKIGMISRSGTLLYEAADQVVRSGLGISTALGIGGDPIVGTDYMYWLNQFEANSETDAIVLIGEIGGDMEERAAAYIKKNIKKPVFAFIAGRSAPQGKRMGHAGAIIMGNTGTVESKDAAFTDAGITVITQLAQIGKTIHDKLIKI, translated from the coding sequence ATGTCAGTAGGATTAACGGATACGAGCCGAATAGTAGTGCAAGGTATCACCGGAAAAGAAGGGAGCCTTCATGCAGAACTATGTTTAGACTATGGAACCAATATCGTTGCGGGAGTATCGCCCGGAAAAGGCGGAACCAAGTTTAAACACATCCCAGTTTACAACACCATAGCCGAAAGTGTTGAGATTAACGGGGCAAACGTCAGTTTGATATTTGTTCCATCTATTTATGCCTGCGATGCAATTCTTGAATCGGTGTTCGCCGGAATAAAGACCATTATCTGCATAACAGAGGGAATCCCTGTTCACGACATGATTAAAGTGAAACGCATTGTCGACACCTATAAGGTGACTTTAATAGGCCCCAACTGCCCAGGCATAATAGTTCCTGGCCTTGCCAAAGCCGGTATCATGCCTGGACATATATTCAAAAAAGGAAAAATTGGAATGATTTCGCGGAGCGGAACTTTACTTTACGAAGCAGCCGACCAAGTTGTACGAAGCGGACTAGGAATCTCTACTGCACTAGGAATTGGTGGCGATCCTATAGTTGGAACCGACTACATGTACTGGCTCAACCAATTTGAGGCCAATTCCGAAACCGATGCGATAGTGTTAATTGGTGAAATTGGAGGAGACATGGAGGAACGCGCTGCTGCATACATCAAGAAAAATATAAAAAAACCAGTATTTGCCTTTATTGCGGGCCGATCGGCGCCACAGGGAAAAAGAATGGGACATGCTGGCGCAATCATCATGGGAAACACGGGAACGGTTGAGTCGAAGGATGCTGCATTTACGGATGCAGGAATTACAGTTATAACGCAACTTGCACAAATTGGAAAAACCATTCACGATAAACTGATAAAAATTTGA